The Knoellia sp. S7-12 region GCGCCGTCAACGGCGGTGTCGCGCGGCCCGATCCAGTACTCCTCCGTCGCGGCCGAGACCAGCTCTTCACGGTTCTCGGGGTCGAGGTAGCGCAGGTAGTACCAGCACGATCCGGCCCAGTTGGGCATCGTGTTGGTCTCACGGCGATAGCTCTGCACGCCGCGACCGTCGCCGAGGTCCAGCTCGACGTTGACCCACTCGGCGACCCGGCCCAGCGGAGGCTCCGGGGAGCTCTGCGCGTCCTCGGGGTCGAAGGTCCGCGGGCTGTAGTCAGGAACCTCCGGCAGCTCGATCGGCAGCATGGACTCGGGCACACCATGGGCGGTGCCGTCCGCGTCGAACACGATGGGGAACGGCTCACCCCAATAGCGCTGACGCGAAAACAGCCAGTCGCGCAACTTGTAGCTGACCTCTCGACCACCATGACCGTGCTCCACGAGCCAGTCGATCATCGCGGCCTTGGCCACGGTGATCGGCTTGCCGTTGAGGTCGATGGTGTCGTTCGCGGAGTTGATCGCCGGCCCCTCACCGGTGAACGCCTCGTCCTCGGGGTGACCCTGCGTCGGCTGCACGGTGCGGATCCGGGGCAGGTCGAAGACATCGGCGAAGTGCCAGTCGCGCTCGTCCTGGCCCGGCACGGCCATGATCGCACCGGTGCCGTAGCCCATGAGGACGTAGTCCGCGACAAAGATCGGGAGCTGTGCACCCGTGGCCGGGTTCGTGGCATAGGCGCCGGTGAAGACACCGGTCTTGTCCTTGCCTTCGATCTGACGCTCGACGTCGCTCTTGCGAGAAGCCGCACGCCGGTATGCCGTCACTGCAGCTTCCGGGGTCGACTCGCCACCGGTCCAGGTCGAGTTCGTCCCGTCGGCCCACTCCCCATGCTCGATCAGGGTGTCGACGATCGGGTGCTCCGGCGCGAGGACCATGAAGGTCGCACCGAACAACGTGTCGGGGCGCGTCGTGAACACCTCGATCGGACTGGTGCCCTCGGGCGCGCCCACGACCGGGAACGCGACGCGCGCGCCGTGACTGCGGCCGATCCAGTTGCGCTGCATGGCCTTGACCTTGTCCGGCCACTCCACGCGGTCCAGATCATCGGCCAGACGGTCCGAGTAGTCGGTGATGCGCATCATCCACTGACGCAGGTTGCGCTTGAAGACGGGGAAGTTGCCGCGCTCGGAGCGACCGTCGTTGGTGACCTCTTCATTGGAGAGCACCGTGCCCAGCCCGGGACACCAGTTGACCGGCGCCTCGGAGGCGTAGGCCAGGCGGAACTCGCTCAGCACGCCCTCACGCTCGCCAGCCTCGAGATCGGCCCAAGTGCGGCCGTCGGGCAGGTCGCGAGTTCCGGACTCGAACTGCGCCACGAGCTCGGCGATGGGGCGGGCCCGGCCTCGGCTCCCGTCCGGGCGCTGGGCGTCGCGGTCGTACCAGGAATTGAAGATCTGCAGGAAGATCCACTGCGTCCAGCGGTAGTAGTCGGGGTCCATGGTCTGGATCGACCGACGCTGGTCCAGCCCGAGTCCGAGCCGGCGCAGCTGGCGCGCCATGATCACGATGTTGGCCTCGGTGGTGATGCGCGGGTGCTGACCGGTCTGGACGGCATACTGCTCCGCCGGCAGACCGAAGGCGTCGTAACCCAAGCAGTGCAGGACGTTCTTGC contains the following coding sequences:
- the leuS gene encoding leucine--tRNA ligase, translating into MSETAHRYTAQLADRIELAWQDRWEASGTFNAPNPDGPFADPDAVATRAGGRLLVLDMFPYPSGAGLHVGHPLGYIATDVFSRYHRMLGKNVLHCLGYDAFGLPAEQYAVQTGQHPRITTEANIVIMARQLRRLGLGLDQRRSIQTMDPDYYRWTQWIFLQIFNSWYDRDAQRPDGSRGRARPIAELVAQFESGTRDLPDGRTWADLEAGEREGVLSEFRLAYASEAPVNWCPGLGTVLSNEEVTNDGRSERGNFPVFKRNLRQWMMRITDYSDRLADDLDRVEWPDKVKAMQRNWIGRSHGARVAFPVVGAPEGTSPIEVFTTRPDTLFGATFMVLAPEHPIVDTLIEHGEWADGTNSTWTGGESTPEAAVTAYRRAASRKSDVERQIEGKDKTGVFTGAYATNPATGAQLPIFVADYVLMGYGTGAIMAVPGQDERDWHFADVFDLPRIRTVQPTQGHPEDEAFTGEGPAINSANDTIDLNGKPITVAKAAMIDWLVEHGHGGREVSYKLRDWLFSRQRYWGEPFPIVFDADGTAHGVPESMLPIELPEVPDYSPRTFDPEDAQSSPEPPLGRVAEWVNVELDLGDGRGVQSYRRETNTMPNWAGSCWYYLRYLDPENREELVSAATEEYWIGPRDTAVDGAPAGTRDPGGVDLYIGGVEHAVLHLLYARFWHKVLFDLGHVSSEEPFRKYFAQGYIQAAAFRDDRGQPVEATEVEEVIGDDGHPSFMWEGQAVTREFGKIGKSLKNMVSPDDMYAAYGADTLRLYEMGLGPLDQSKPWDTRAIVGSQRFLQRLWRNVVDEESGEVRVSDGPIDDATARVLHRTIDAVRRDYDELGFNTAIARLIEFNNALTKLDAVPREAAEQIVLMVAPLAPHIAEELWSRLGHEESLTHEDFPVADPALLVDDSVTCVIQIKGKVRDRIEVASDISEDELRALALALPKVIEATAGGVRTVIVRAPKLVNVVPL